The Fragaria vesca subsp. vesca linkage group LG2, FraVesHawaii_1.0, whole genome shotgun sequence genome includes a window with the following:
- the LOC101308443 gene encoding uncharacterized protein LOC101308443 has product MQPWVFDRMMHDVANYDPYFVQGRDATGRVGLSTEQKLTCAMRQLAYGVTADFFDDYMDITESTAIEILEHFTRAIWNVYHKYYLRRPTPADLRRLLDKAAERGFPGMIGSLDCMHWQWKNCPTGWGGQYTSYKGKPTIILEAVASYNTWIWHAFFGLPGSLNDINVLGQSPLFNDVARGETPQVSYEVQNRNYGQCYYLVDGIYPKWASFVQAIKNPRTSQTKHFTRMQEAYRKDVERAFGILQARWAIIRGPARGWSKENLQFIMMTCIILHDMIVEDEHDEDAAEPFDPNDIPTIPKKAHIYA; this is encoded by the coding sequence ATGCAACCTTGGGTATTTGACAGGATGATGCACGACGTGGCCAACTACGATCCATATTTTGTTCAAGGAAGAGATGCGACTGGGAGAGTCGGCCTATCCACTGAACAAAAGCTTACATGCGCAATGAGACAACTCGCATATGGGGTCACAGCCGACTTCTTTGACGATTACATGGATATTACAGAATCCACTGCCATCGAGATTTTGGAACACTTCACCAGAGCAATATGGAATGTGTACCATAAGTATTATCTCCGCCGACCAACACCGGCTGATCTGCGACGACTTCTCGACAAGGCAGCAGAAAGAGGATTTCCAGGAATGATCGGGAGCCTCGATTGTATGCACTGGCAGTGGAAAAATTGTCCCACCGGATGGGGAGGCCAGTATACTAGCTATAAGGGGAAACCAACAATCATCTTGGAGGCAGTGGCATCCTACAATACTTGGATTTGGCACGCCTTCTTCGGCCTTCCAGGTTCCCTAAACGATATTAATGTCCTTGGACAGTCACCTTTGTTTAATGATGTGGCTCGTGGTGAAACTCCTCAGGTGAGCTATGAAGTACAAAATAGGAATTATGGGCAATGTTATTATCTTGTTGATGGCATTTACCCAAAATGGGCCTCATTTGTTCAAGCAATTAAAAACCCGAGGACGTCGCAGACAAAACATTTCACAAGGATGCAAGAAGCATACAGAAAAGATGTGGAGAGAGCTTTTGGTATTCTTCAAGCTCGTTGGGCAATCATAAGAGGGCCAGCTCGTGGATGGAGTAAGGAGAATCTTCAGTTCATCATGATGACGTGCATTATCTTGCATGATATGATTGTTGAAGATGAGCATGATGAAGATGCAGCTGAGCCATTTGATCCAAATGACATTCCCACCATACCAAAAAAGGCACACATATATGCATGA